From one Enterobacter kobei genomic stretch:
- a CDS encoding DcrB family lipoprotein — MRNLVKYVGIGLLVMGLAACDNNDKATPAQAATAEANATGQPVTLLDGKLSFSLPADMSDQSGKLGTQANNMHVYSDATGQKAVIVIVGDNSNEELSVLTKRLEDQQRSRDPQLQVVTNKSIDVKGQKMQQLDSIISAKGQTAWSSVVLGKVDNKLLTIQVTLPAENQQQAQTAAENIINTIVLK; from the coding sequence ATGCGCAATCTGGTTAAGTATGTCGGTATTGGCCTGCTGGTAATGGGGCTGGCGGCCTGTGACAACAATGATAAAGCGACTCCGGCGCAGGCCGCAACGGCGGAAGCCAATGCAACGGGCCAACCGGTAACGCTGCTGGATGGCAAGCTGAGTTTCTCGCTGCCCGCAGACATGAGCGACCAGAGCGGCAAACTGGGCACCCAGGCCAATAACATGCACGTTTACTCTGATGCCACTGGTCAGAAAGCGGTGATTGTTATCGTCGGCGACAACAGCAACGAAGAACTGTCTGTGCTGACCAAACGTCTGGAAGATCAGCAGCGCAGCCGCGATCCGCAGCTGCAGGTAGTGACCAACAAATCCATCGACGTGAAAGGCCAGAAAATGCAACAGCTCGACAGCATTATCTCTGCCAAAGGTCAGACCGCATGGTCGTCCGTCGTGCTGGGTAAAGTGGATAATAAACTGCTGACCATTCAGGTCACGCTGCCGGCGGAAAACCAGCAGCAGGCGCAAACGGCGGCTGAGAACATTATCAACACCATCGTGTTGAAATAA
- a CDS encoding AI-2E family transporter: protein MTTPQPDKAGLHILLKLASLVIILAGIHAAADIIVQLLMALFFAIVLNPLVTWFLRRGVKRPVAITIVVVVMMIVLTALFGVLAASFNEFITMLPKYNKELTRKVLQLQDMMPFLHLHMSPERMLQRMDSDKMMAFATLLMTGLSNAMASIVLLVMTVVFMLFEVRHLPYKLRFALNNPQIHIAGLHRALKGVSHYLALKTLISLWTGAIIWLGLMLLGVQFALMWGVLAFLLNYVPNIGSVISAIPPMIQAFLFNGFYEFMMVGILFLVVHMILGNMVEPRMMGHRLGMSTMVVFLSLLIWGWLLGPVGMLLSVPLTSVCKIWMETTKGGSKLAILLGPGRPKTRLPG from the coding sequence ATGACCACCCCCCAGCCCGATAAAGCGGGTTTGCACATACTTCTTAAACTGGCCTCTCTGGTTATTATTCTGGCGGGCATACATGCTGCCGCCGACATTATTGTTCAGTTATTAATGGCGCTGTTTTTCGCCATCGTTCTTAACCCGCTGGTCACCTGGTTCCTGCGCCGGGGTGTGAAACGCCCGGTGGCAATCACCATTGTGGTGGTGGTAATGATGATTGTGCTGACCGCGCTGTTTGGCGTACTGGCCGCGTCGTTTAATGAATTCATCACCATGCTGCCTAAATACAACAAGGAATTAACCCGCAAAGTGCTTCAGTTACAGGACATGATGCCGTTCCTGCATCTGCACATGTCGCCGGAGCGTATGTTACAGCGCATGGACTCCGACAAAATGATGGCCTTCGCTACCCTGCTGATGACCGGCCTGTCGAACGCCATGGCCAGTATCGTGCTGCTGGTGATGACCGTGGTGTTTATGCTGTTTGAAGTGCGCCATCTGCCGTACAAACTGCGCTTTGCGCTGAACAATCCGCAGATCCACATCGCCGGGCTGCACCGTGCCTTAAAAGGTGTCTCCCACTATCTGGCGCTGAAAACGCTGATCAGCCTGTGGACCGGCGCAATCATCTGGCTGGGATTAATGCTGCTGGGCGTGCAGTTTGCCCTGATGTGGGGCGTGCTGGCATTCCTGCTTAACTATGTGCCCAATATCGGTTCGGTCATTTCAGCTATTCCGCCGATGATCCAGGCTTTCCTGTTTAACGGTTTCTATGAATTTATGATGGTGGGGATCCTGTTCCTCGTGGTGCATATGATCCTCGGGAATATGGTGGAGCCGCGCATGATGGGTCACCGACTGGGCATGTCGACGATGGTGGTGTTCTTATCGTTACTGATCTGGGGATGGCTGCTCGGCCCGGTAGGTATGCTGCTCTCGGTGCCGCTTACCAGCGTCTGTAAGATCTGGATGGAAACCACCAAAGGCGGCAGCAAGCTGGCGATCCTGCTGGGACCTGGTCGTCCTAAAACCAGGCTGCCCGGCTAG
- a CDS encoding MFS transporter has protein sequence MPEPVAEPALNGLRLNLRIISVVIFNFASYLTIGLPLAVLPGYVHDVMGFSAFWAGLVISLQYFATLVSRPHAGRYADLFGPKKIVVFGLCGCVLSGLFYLLAGLSTATPVVCLLLLCLGRVILGIGQSFAGTGATLWGVGVVGSLHIGKVISWNGIASYGAMAIGAPLGVLCYHYTGLTGLAVIIMAVAVTALLFALSRPTVKVSKGKPLPFRAVLGRVWLYGMALALGSAGFGVIATFITLFYDARGWDGAAFALTLFSCAFVGTRLFFPNTVNRVGGLNVAMVCFVVETLGLVLVGLAVEPWMAKVGVLLAGAGFSLVFPALGVVAVKAVPQQNQGAALATYTVFMDLSLGVTGPAAGLLMAWAGVSVIYLAAAGLVAVALLLAWRLKKRPPLETVL, from the coding sequence ATGCCTGAACCCGTTGCCGAACCGGCGCTGAACGGACTGCGCCTTAATCTGCGCATTATCTCTGTCGTTATTTTTAACTTCGCCAGTTATCTGACCATCGGCTTACCGCTGGCGGTGCTGCCGGGCTATGTCCATGATGTGATGGGATTTAGCGCCTTCTGGGCGGGACTGGTGATCAGCCTGCAATATTTTGCCACCCTGGTAAGCCGTCCTCATGCCGGACGCTATGCCGACTTGTTCGGCCCGAAAAAGATTGTCGTCTTCGGTTTATGCGGCTGCGTGCTGAGCGGCCTGTTTTATCTGCTGGCGGGGCTGAGCACCGCCACGCCGGTGGTCTGTTTGCTGCTGCTGTGCCTGGGCCGCGTGATCCTCGGCATCGGGCAGAGTTTTGCCGGGACCGGGGCTACGCTGTGGGGCGTTGGCGTGGTGGGATCGCTGCATATCGGTAAAGTGATCTCCTGGAACGGTATTGCCTCCTATGGCGCGATGGCGATCGGTGCCCCGCTGGGCGTGCTTTGCTATCACTACACCGGCCTGACGGGGCTGGCGGTGATTATTATGGCGGTAGCGGTGACAGCGCTGCTGTTCGCGCTGAGCCGTCCGACGGTGAAGGTCAGCAAAGGCAAGCCGCTGCCGTTTCGCGCGGTACTGGGCCGGGTCTGGCTGTATGGCATGGCGCTGGCGCTCGGCTCCGCCGGGTTTGGCGTCATCGCCACCTTTATCACCCTGTTTTACGATGCCCGTGGCTGGGATGGCGCGGCCTTTGCGCTTACGCTGTTCAGCTGTGCGTTTGTTGGCACGCGACTGTTTTTCCCCAATACCGTAAACCGCGTCGGCGGCCTGAACGTGGCGATGGTCTGCTTTGTGGTGGAAACGCTCGGTCTGGTGTTAGTGGGGCTGGCGGTCGAGCCGTGGATGGCAAAAGTGGGTGTGTTGCTGGCAGGGGCAGGCTTTTCGCTGGTCTTCCCGGCGCTGGGCGTGGTGGCGGTAAAAGCAGTACCGCAGCAAAATCAGGGGGCGGCGCTGGCGACCTATACGGTATTTATGGATCTGTCGCTGGGGGTGACCGGACCGGCAGCCGGGCTGTTAATGGCGTGGGCGGGCGTATCGGTGATCTATCTGGCCGCAGCGGGGCTGGTCGCAGTGGCGCTGCTGCTGGCGTGGCGGTTAAAAAAACGGCCTCCACTGGAGACCGTTTTGTAG
- a CDS encoding TRAP transporter small permease: MSEIYLKWMDRLYLLAMTVAGISLLVMTIVIPIGIFSRYVLNRGESWPEPVAIICMVTFTFIGAAVGYRAGSHIAVNMLTDRLPLVLKNACARLVDLLMLFISCLIFWYSYLLCMELWEQPVAEFPLLTSGESYLPLPIGSAILILFVLERLLFGSQENRPVVLIGNHS; encoded by the coding sequence ATGTCCGAAATCTACCTGAAGTGGATGGATCGCCTGTACCTGCTCGCCATGACTGTGGCGGGGATTTCCCTGCTGGTGATGACCATTGTCATCCCCATCGGGATTTTCTCGCGCTACGTGCTTAACCGCGGCGAGTCCTGGCCGGAGCCGGTCGCCATTATCTGTATGGTGACTTTTACCTTTATCGGCGCAGCGGTGGGCTATCGCGCCGGATCGCACATCGCCGTCAATATGTTGACCGATCGTCTGCCGCTGGTGCTGAAAAATGCCTGTGCACGGCTGGTGGACCTGTTGATGCTGTTCATCTCCTGTCTGATCTTCTGGTACAGCTACTTATTGTGCATGGAGCTGTGGGAGCAGCCGGTTGCAGAGTTCCCGTTGCTGACCTCCGGGGAGAGCTATCTGCCGCTGCCCATCGGTTCGGCGATCCTGATCCTGTTTGTGCTTGAGCGGCTGCTGTTCGGTTCCCAGGAGAACCGCCCGGTGGTGCTGATTGGTAACCATAGTTAA
- a CDS encoding class I SAM-dependent methyltransferase, with protein MYQQDTLSALDAITEAQRIAFAPMLFQTALCLRNFGVLAYLDKQGKRGAPLADIVANSAASEYAIGVLLDMGLSGRIITHHAGHYALAKVGHFLLHDPMTRINMDFTQHVCYQGLFNLQTALETGQPSGLKVFGDWPTIYPALSELPEAARESWFAFDHFYSDAAFNAALPYIFASKPAKLYDVGGNTGKWALRCCKYDENVSVTLLDLPQQIALARHNVEAAGLSARIDFHAVDMLGTTPLPGDADIWWMSQFLDCFSPEQIIAMLSKVATVMKPGARLCIMELFWDAQKFEAASFSLNASSLYFTCMANGNSRFYSVEKFYHYLESAGFRIDQRHDNLGLGHTLLICQKQ; from the coding sequence ATGTACCAGCAGGATACCTTAAGCGCACTGGACGCGATCACCGAAGCGCAGCGTATTGCCTTTGCCCCGATGTTATTTCAGACCGCCCTGTGCCTGCGCAATTTTGGTGTACTGGCATATCTGGATAAACAAGGAAAGCGCGGCGCGCCGCTGGCGGATATTGTCGCCAACAGCGCCGCCAGTGAATATGCGATTGGCGTGCTGCTGGACATGGGCCTGAGCGGACGCATCATCACCCATCATGCCGGGCATTATGCCCTCGCGAAAGTCGGGCATTTTCTGCTGCATGATCCCATGACGCGTATCAATATGGATTTCACCCAGCACGTTTGTTATCAGGGATTATTTAATTTACAAACGGCGCTGGAGACCGGACAGCCAAGCGGATTAAAAGTCTTTGGCGACTGGCCGACCATATATCCCGCACTTTCGGAATTACCCGAAGCGGCGCGCGAAAGCTGGTTTGCCTTCGATCATTTCTATTCTGATGCGGCATTTAACGCTGCGCTGCCATATATATTCGCCAGCAAACCGGCAAAACTGTACGATGTCGGCGGAAATACCGGAAAATGGGCATTGCGTTGCTGCAAATATGATGAGAATGTCAGCGTCACCTTGCTGGATCTGCCGCAGCAGATCGCTCTGGCGCGCCACAATGTCGAGGCCGCAGGTCTGTCAGCGCGCATCGATTTTCATGCGGTGGATATGCTGGGAACGACACCGTTACCCGGTGATGCCGATATATGGTGGATGAGTCAGTTCCTCGACTGCTTCTCTCCTGAACAAATTATCGCCATGTTAAGCAAGGTCGCCACGGTGATGAAACCGGGGGCGCGGCTGTGCATTATGGAACTGTTCTGGGATGCACAAAAATTTGAAGCGGCGTCGTTCAGTCTGAATGCTTCGTCGCTCTATTTTACCTGTATGGCAAACGGCAACAGCCGTTTCTACAGCGTAGAAAAGTTTTATCATTATCTTGAAAGCGCGGGTTTCAGGATAGACCAGCGCCACGATAATCTCGGCCTGGGACATACCCTGCTGATATGTCAAAAACAGTAA
- a CDS encoding phosphopantetheine-binding protein, whose product MQALSLEIKNLIINTLNLDELTPDDIDTDAALFGDGLGLDSIDALELGLAVKNQYGVVLSAESEEMRQHFYSVATLASFIHAQRA is encoded by the coding sequence ATGCAAGCGCTCTCTCTTGAAATTAAAAATCTTATTATTAACACCCTTAATCTCGACGAATTAACGCCGGACGACATCGATACCGATGCGGCGCTGTTCGGCGACGGTTTAGGGCTGGACTCCATTGATGCCCTGGAACTGGGACTGGCGGTTAAAAACCAGTATGGCGTGGTACTTTCTGCGGAAAGTGAAGAGATGCGCCAGCATTTTTACTCCGTCGCGACGCTGGCGTCCTTTATCCACGCGCAACGCGCCTGA
- a CDS encoding 7-cyano-7-deazaguanine/7-aminomethyl-7-deazaguanine transporter, producing the protein MSQFSQSQRVKALFWLSLFHLLVITSSNYLVQLPISIFGFHTTWGAFSFPFIFLATDLTVRIFGAPLARRIIFAVMIPALVVSYIISSLFYMGSWQGFGALAHFNLFVARIAAASFMAYTLGQILDVRVFNRLRQSRHWWLAPTVSTVFGNASDTIAFFFIAFWRSPDAFMAQHWMEIALVDYSFKVLISLVFFLPMYGVLLNMCLKRLADKSEIPALQAS; encoded by the coding sequence ATGTCGCAGTTCTCTCAATCCCAGCGCGTAAAAGCGTTGTTCTGGTTATCGCTATTCCATTTACTGGTGATCACCTCCAGTAACTATCTGGTGCAGTTGCCGATCTCTATTTTCGGTTTTCACACCACCTGGGGCGCGTTCAGCTTTCCGTTTATTTTCCTCGCCACCGATCTGACCGTGCGTATTTTTGGCGCACCGCTGGCCCGACGCATTATCTTTGCCGTGATGATCCCAGCGCTGGTGGTGTCCTATATCATCTCGTCGCTGTTTTATATGGGCAGCTGGCAGGGATTCGGCGCGCTGGCGCATTTCAACCTGTTTGTCGCCCGCATCGCCGCCGCCAGCTTTATGGCTTATACGCTGGGGCAGATCCTCGACGTGCGCGTGTTTAATCGCCTGCGCCAGAGCCGCCACTGGTGGCTTGCGCCGACGGTGTCCACCGTCTTCGGTAACGCCAGCGATACCATCGCCTTCTTCTTTATCGCCTTCTGGCGCAGTCCGGATGCGTTTATGGCGCAACACTGGATGGAAATTGCGCTCGTGGACTACAGCTTCAAGGTGCTTATCAGCCTGGTCTTCTTCCTGCCCATGTATGGCGTATTACTGAATATGTGCCTGAAAAGGCTGGCAGATAAATCTGAAATTCCTGCGTTGCAGGCCAGTTAA
- a CDS encoding TRAP transporter large permease, whose translation MDAFVLLFTLAVLLAVGMPVAFAVGLSAVAGALWIDLPLEALMIQITSGVNKFTLLAIPFFILAGAIMAEGGIARRLVNFAYIFVGFIRGGLSLVNIVASTFFGAISGSSVADTASIGSVMIPEMEKKGYPRDYAAAVTASGSVQAILIPPSHNSVIYSLAAGGTVSIATLFIAGVLPGLLLGVCLMIMCLGFAHKRGYPKGDRIPFKQALKIFFDALWGLFTVVIILGGILSGIFTATESAAVACLWAFFVTMFIYRDYKWSELPKLMCRTVKTVTIVMILIGFAAAFGAVMTYMQLPERITGFFTSLSDNKYVILMYLNVMLLLIGTLMDMAPIILILTPVLLPVTNALGIDPVHFGMIMMVNLGIGLITPPVGSVLFVASAVSKQKIESVVRAMLPFYGMLLVVLGMVTYIPAISLWLPHLLGMQ comes from the coding sequence ATGGATGCATTTGTGTTGTTGTTCACCCTCGCCGTGCTGCTGGCGGTGGGAATGCCGGTGGCCTTTGCCGTCGGCCTGAGCGCCGTTGCGGGCGCGCTGTGGATCGATTTACCCCTCGAGGCGCTGATGATCCAGATCACCAGCGGGGTGAATAAATTTACGCTGCTGGCGATCCCGTTCTTTATTCTCGCCGGGGCGATCATGGCCGAAGGGGGGATTGCCCGGCGGCTGGTGAATTTCGCCTATATTTTTGTCGGATTTATTCGCGGTGGCCTGTCGCTGGTGAATATCGTCGCTTCCACCTTTTTCGGCGCGATTTCCGGCTCGTCGGTGGCGGATACCGCCTCGATTGGCAGCGTGATGATCCCGGAAATGGAAAAGAAGGGCTATCCGCGGGATTACGCGGCGGCGGTGACCGCCAGCGGTTCGGTGCAGGCCATTCTTATCCCGCCCAGCCACAACTCGGTGATTTACTCTCTGGCCGCAGGCGGCACGGTGTCCATCGCCACGCTGTTTATCGCCGGTGTGCTGCCGGGACTGCTGCTGGGCGTCTGTCTGATGATCATGTGCCTTGGCTTTGCCCATAAGCGCGGTTACCCGAAAGGCGACAGGATCCCGTTTAAGCAGGCGCTGAAGATTTTCTTTGATGCGCTGTGGGGGCTGTTTACCGTCGTGATCATCCTCGGCGGGATTTTGTCGGGTATTTTTACCGCCACCGAATCCGCTGCTGTGGCCTGCCTGTGGGCATTTTTCGTCACCATGTTTATCTACCGTGACTATAAATGGAGCGAACTGCCGAAGCTGATGTGCCGTACGGTGAAAACCGTCACTATTGTCATGATCCTGATAGGCTTTGCCGCCGCCTTCGGTGCGGTGATGACCTACATGCAGCTGCCGGAACGCATTACCGGTTTCTTTACCTCGCTGTCGGATAACAAGTACGTCATCCTGATGTACCTCAACGTTATGCTGCTGCTGATCGGCACGCTGATGGATATGGCGCCGATTATCCTCATCCTGACGCCGGTGCTGCTGCCGGTCACCAATGCGCTGGGGATCGATCCGGTGCACTTTGGCATGATCATGATGGTCAATCTGGGGATCGGCCTGATCACCCCGCCGGTGGGATCGGTGCTGTTTGTCGCCAGCGCCGTAAGTAAGCAGAAGATCGAGTCCGTCGTGCGCGCGATGCTGCCGTTCTACGGCATGCTGCTGGTGGTGCTGGGAATGGTGACCTACATCCCGGCGATCTCGCTGTGGCTGCCGCATTTGCTGGGGATGCAGTAA
- the tusA gene encoding sulfurtransferase TusA: protein MSDLFTTPDHTLDALGLRCPEPVMMVRKTVRGMQPGETLLIIADDPATTRDIPGFCRFMEHELVAQETGSLPYRYLLRKGE, encoded by the coding sequence ATGAGCGATCTGTTTACCACACCTGACCACACTCTCGATGCGCTGGGGCTGCGTTGCCCGGAACCCGTCATGATGGTACGCAAAACCGTGCGCGGTATGCAGCCGGGCGAAACCCTGCTGATCATTGCCGACGATCCGGCGACCACGCGCGACATCCCCGGTTTTTGCCGTTTTATGGAGCATGAACTGGTGGCTCAGGAGACAGGATCCCTGCCATATCGCTATCTGCTGCGTAAGGGCGAATAG
- a CDS encoding TRAP transporter substrate-binding protein yields the protein MKTTLKPLLASLCLSTASLLFAPAVMAQVIKAADVHPQGYPNVVAVQNMGEKLKQQTDGKLEIKVFPGGVLGDEKQMIEQAQMGAIDMIRISMAPVAAILPDIEVFTLPYVFRDEDHMHKVIDGDIGKSIGEKLTNNPKSRLVFLGWMDSGTRNLITKTPVTTPEALKGMKIRVQGSPVALATLKAMGANAVAMGVSEVYSGMQTGVIDGAENNPPTFVAHNYLPIAKNYTLSGHFITPEMLLYSKVKWDKLSADDQQKILTLAREAQAEQRTLWQAYNADAVEKMKAGGVKFQEIDKAVFVKATEPVRAQYGDKHQDLMKAIADVK from the coding sequence ATGAAAACGACCCTCAAGCCGTTACTGGCTTCCCTGTGCCTGTCTACCGCCTCTTTACTGTTTGCCCCTGCCGTTATGGCACAGGTGATAAAAGCCGCCGACGTGCATCCGCAGGGCTACCCGAACGTGGTGGCTGTGCAGAACATGGGCGAAAAACTGAAACAGCAAACCGATGGCAAATTAGAAATTAAGGTCTTCCCTGGCGGCGTACTGGGGGACGAAAAGCAGATGATCGAACAGGCACAGATGGGGGCGATCGATATGATCCGCATCTCGATGGCACCGGTCGCCGCCATTCTGCCGGACATTGAGGTTTTCACCCTGCCGTACGTTTTCCGCGATGAAGACCACATGCATAAGGTGATCGACGGTGATATCGGCAAAAGCATCGGTGAGAAGCTGACTAACAACCCTAAATCGCGGCTGGTGTTTCTTGGCTGGATGGATTCCGGCACACGTAACCTGATCACCAAGACACCCGTCACCACGCCTGAGGCGCTGAAAGGGATGAAGATCCGCGTACAGGGCAGCCCGGTGGCGCTGGCGACCCTGAAAGCAATGGGTGCGAACGCGGTGGCGATGGGGGTGAGCGAGGTGTACAGCGGCATGCAGACCGGCGTTATCGACGGCGCGGAAAATAACCCGCCTACCTTCGTGGCCCATAACTATCTGCCCATCGCCAAAAATTACACCCTCAGCGGCCACTTTATTACCCCGGAAATGCTGCTCTATTCAAAAGTGAAATGGGACAAACTCAGCGCCGACGACCAGCAGAAAATCCTGACCCTCGCCCGTGAAGCGCAGGCCGAACAGCGCACACTGTGGCAGGCGTATAACGCCGATGCGGTAGAGAAAATGAAAGCGGGCGGCGTGAAATTCCAGGAAATCGACAAGGCGGTCTTTGTGAAGGCAACAGAGCCGGTGCGCGCGCAGTATGGCGACAAACACCAGGATCTGATGAAAGCCATCGCGGATGTGAAGTAA
- a CDS encoding beta-ketoacyl synthase chain length factor: protein MNLALNIIDWQARAPGLSDTAQWREWACQHHVIDPDAPQAKLTELPMMTARRLSSGSRLAVECGMAMLRRHSIDAVLYTSRHGELERNYRILHALATGQAVSPTDFALSVHNSAVGNLTIAAQQPIVSSSLSAGIDTFQQGLCEVAGLLHAGYQRVLMVDFDGTLPAFYHSGLPEAMPTWAYAVALVIEAGDDWQCRTQRAAAFSEPPLAQSMQFLQHFLRDDAAFTLDGERLQWCWSRRA, encoded by the coding sequence ATGAATTTAGCATTAAACATAATTGACTGGCAGGCCAGAGCGCCGGGCTTGAGCGACACGGCGCAATGGCGGGAATGGGCCTGCCAGCATCACGTCATCGATCCCGATGCACCGCAGGCAAAGCTCACCGAACTGCCCATGATGACCGCCCGCCGCCTGAGCTCTGGCAGTCGACTGGCGGTGGAATGCGGCATGGCGATGCTACGACGTCATTCTATCGACGCGGTGCTCTACACCAGTCGTCACGGTGAGCTGGAACGGAACTACCGCATTCTGCATGCCCTGGCGACCGGGCAGGCGGTCTCCCCCACCGATTTTGCGCTGTCCGTGCATAACTCGGCGGTGGGGAATCTCACCATTGCCGCGCAGCAGCCGATTGTCTCGTCATCACTCTCGGCGGGTATTGATACCTTCCAGCAAGGCCTGTGCGAAGTGGCGGGACTGCTGCATGCGGGCTATCAGCGTGTGCTGATGGTCGATTTCGACGGTACGCTGCCGGCGTTTTACCATTCCGGCCTGCCGGAAGCGATGCCCACCTGGGCGTATGCCGTGGCGCTGGTGATTGAAGCGGGCGACGACTGGCAGTGCCGGACGCAGCGTGCCGCCGCCTTCAGCGAACCGCCACTCGCCCAGAGTATGCAATTTTTACAGCATTTCCTGCGCGATGATGCGGCGTTCACCCTGGACGGCGAGCGGTTACAGTGGTGCTGGAGCCGCCGCGCATGA
- a CDS encoding lysophospholipid acyltransferase family protein, translated as MSKLAPALNWLWRLVMTGLCFVLFGLGGLMLSLVWFNVLLLVQRDKIRRRRLARRSIAASFRFFLRAAKTLGVLDYRIEGSDILLHERGCLVVANHPTLIDYVLLASVMPETDCLVKSALLRNPFLGGVVRAADYLINSQADTLLPACQQRLAQGDTLMIFPEGTRTRPGEAMTLQRGAANIAVRCNSDVRIVLIHCSEHLLDKNSRWYDVPPRKPMFTVQVRERVKIKNYYDAKSQEPALAARQLNRHLLHQLSPGQDPLAGMNDASALS; from the coding sequence ATGAGTAAGCTTGCGCCGGCACTGAACTGGTTATGGCGTCTGGTGATGACCGGCCTGTGCTTTGTGCTATTTGGTCTTGGTGGCCTCATGCTGTCGCTGGTGTGGTTTAACGTGTTGCTGCTGGTGCAGCGCGATAAAATCCGCCGTCGCCGTCTGGCCCGACGCAGCATTGCCGCCAGCTTTCGCTTCTTTTTACGGGCGGCAAAAACGCTGGGCGTGCTGGATTACCGTATCGAGGGTAGCGATATCTTGCTCCACGAGCGCGGCTGTCTGGTGGTGGCAAACCATCCGACGCTTATCGATTACGTGCTGCTGGCGTCGGTGATGCCGGAAACCGACTGCCTGGTGAAAAGCGCACTGCTGCGTAATCCGTTTCTCGGCGGCGTGGTTCGGGCGGCGGACTACCTGATCAACAGCCAGGCCGACACCCTGTTGCCCGCCTGTCAGCAGCGACTGGCACAGGGCGACACCCTGATGATCTTCCCGGAAGGGACGCGCACGCGGCCAGGGGAAGCGATGACGCTGCAACGTGGCGCGGCCAATATCGCCGTGCGCTGCAACAGTGATGTACGCATTGTGCTAATCCACTGTAGTGAACATCTGCTGGATAAAAACAGCCGATGGTATGATGTGCCACCCCGCAAACCGATGTTCACCGTACAGGTGCGCGAGCGGGTAAAAATAAAAAATTACTATGATGCAAAATCGCAAGAACCGGCGCTGGCGGCAAGGCAGCTTAACCGGCATCTTTTGCATCAGTTATCACCGGGCCAGGACCCTTTAGCAGGAATGAATGATGCAAGCGCTCTCTCTTGA